The proteins below come from a single Deinococcus multiflagellatus genomic window:
- a CDS encoding M23 family metallopeptidase, producing MRIHMFGAALMAAALISLASAASITVKAGDTLSNLAARHGTTVTVLLQVNPGVRANQLRVGQKLTLPTRPASTPGVTVRAASVRVSAVPPVQGRLTTPFNAQHGGLDLAAPTGTPIRAAMAGSVKSAVFDARNGWGWTVVLEHAGGLTTRYSHNSVNLVRPGQQVATGQVIARVGSTGNSTGPHLDFRVYQAGIPVNPYGLF from the coding sequence ATGCGCATTCACATGTTTGGCGCGGCGCTCATGGCGGCTGCCTTGATCTCTCTGGCTTCGGCCGCCAGCATCACCGTCAAAGCGGGCGACACCCTGTCCAACCTCGCGGCGCGCCACGGCACCACGGTCACGGTCCTGCTCCAGGTCAATCCAGGTGTGCGTGCCAACCAGCTCCGGGTTGGCCAGAAGCTGACGCTGCCCACCCGGCCGGCTTCAACACCTGGGGTGACCGTCCGCGCCGCCTCGGTGCGTGTCAGCGCGGTGCCGCCCGTTCAGGGCCGCCTGACCACGCCTTTTAATGCCCAGCATGGTGGCCTGGATCTGGCGGCCCCGACCGGCACGCCCATCCGCGCGGCCATGGCCGGCTCCGTCAAGAGCGCGGTCTTTGATGCCCGCAACGGATGGGGCTGGACGGTCGTGCTGGAGCATGCCGGCGGCCTGACCACCCGATACAGTCACAACAGCGTCAATCTGGTGCGCCCGGGCCAGCAGGTGGCCACGGGACAGGTCATTGCGCGCGTGGGCAGCACCGGCAACAGCACCGGTCCTCATCTGGATTTCCGCGTGTATCAGGCGGGCATTCCCGTGAACCCGTACGGTCTTTTTTAA
- the lnt gene encoding apolipoprotein N-acyltransferase, translating to MRSWPAPVRCLWRSDVAWAALGGVLGLVFLVSALSWLAPLPLALLFREITRRTPADTFKLTWLFGAGFFAAHLLWLPSSLSGFLGPGAVILSALLIATLASLWGLTAALTRRLLGPATLWGLPLAWTVMDALRATGPFGFTWGSLGYAWAPTPLVQVADLGGIALVGLLVALSAAALVSGRSGRSAVLGAVLLAAGYGLTRPSPPEGTQQVLLVQGNIDPRLKAAGCRTEELTHYLNLTAAGLRAAPATLVVWPETAAPQAPTTAPVRRALTAVPVPLLLGAPTQDAGLRNSVYAVQAGQAVGRQDKRRLVPFGEFFPARAALDGVYRVVFAGLGLPPLTGTVPGTTTQPLALGTLRAGILICYESTFPAVARALVTQGANLLVTASNDAWFGPSTGAEQHFQMGRVRAIETRRWWVRAGNDGISAAVNPQGQVIARFPRGVAGAFTAPYGLAETRTLFVRWGDWVPLLAGTVLGLVWARQRWLIPTPT from the coding sequence ATGCGTTCCTGGCCCGCCCCAGTTCGCTGTCTCTGGCGTTCCGATGTTGCTTGGGCGGCGCTGGGTGGCGTGCTCGGTCTGGTGTTTCTCGTCTCGGCCCTGAGCTGGCTTGCCCCCTTGCCCCTGGCCCTGCTCTTCCGTGAGATCACGCGGCGCACCCCCGCCGACACGTTCAAACTCACCTGGCTCTTCGGCGCCGGGTTCTTCGCCGCCCACCTGTTGTGGCTGCCCAGCAGCCTTTCGGGCTTCCTGGGTCCGGGTGCGGTCATCCTGAGTGCCCTGCTGATCGCCACGCTGGCCAGCCTGTGGGGGCTCACCGCCGCCCTGACCCGCCGGCTCCTGGGGCCCGCGACGCTGTGGGGCTTGCCCCTGGCCTGGACTGTGATGGACGCGCTGCGCGCCACCGGCCCATTCGGGTTCACCTGGGGCAGCCTGGGTTACGCCTGGGCGCCGACGCCCCTGGTGCAGGTGGCGGACCTGGGGGGGATTGCCCTGGTGGGGCTGCTGGTGGCTTTGAGTGCGGCCGCCCTGGTGTCGGGGCGGTCGGGACGAAGCGCAGTGCTGGGAGCGGTGCTGCTGGCCGCGGGCTACGGGCTGACCCGCCCATCCCCACCTGAAGGCACACAGCAGGTCCTGCTGGTCCAGGGCAACATTGATCCCCGGCTGAAAGCAGCGGGTTGCCGCACGGAAGAACTGACGCACTACCTGAATCTGACGGCCGCTGGCCTGCGCGCCGCGCCCGCCACCCTGGTCGTCTGGCCGGAGACGGCGGCGCCGCAGGCCCCCACCACGGCGCCTGTCCGCCGCGCGCTCACCGCCGTGCCGGTGCCCTTGCTCCTGGGTGCCCCCACCCAGGACGCCGGCCTGCGCAACAGCGTGTACGCGGTGCAGGCGGGACAGGCTGTGGGCCGCCAGGACAAACGGCGCCTGGTGCCCTTCGGGGAATTTTTTCCGGCCCGCGCCGCCCTGGACGGTGTGTACCGCGTGGTGTTCGCGGGGCTGGGCCTCCCGCCCTTGACCGGCACCGTGCCCGGCACCACCACGCAGCCCCTGGCCCTGGGCACCCTCCGGGCCGGCATCCTGATCTGTTACGAATCCACCTTTCCAGCGGTGGCCCGCGCCCTGGTGACCCAGGGGGCTAATCTGCTGGTGACGGCGTCAAACGACGCCTGGTTTGGCCCGTCAACGGGCGCGGAGCAGCATTTCCAGATGGGCCGCGTGCGCGCCATCGAGACCCGGCGCTGGTGGGTGCGGGCCGGCAACGACGGCATCAGCGCGGCCGTCAATCCGCAGGGCCAGGTGATCGCCCGCTTTCCCCGTGGTGTGGCGGGCGCCTTCACCGCGCCGTACGGCCTGGCTGAAACCCGCACCCTGTTTGTTCGCTGGGGTGACTGGGTGCCCCTTCTGGCCGGCACCGTCCTGGGGCTGGTGTGGGCCCGCCAGCGCTGGCTGATACCGACTCCGACCTGA
- a CDS encoding TlpA family protein disulfide reductase — MSGRALANWRRWLPPVVAAVLVTALMAALLRPGRSGLAGSPLLGKPAPAFTLRSLDGGDVQLASLKGRPVVVNFWASWCVPCRDEAPLLRSLSETQSDQGLAVLGISFQEPALQNARNFIREYALAYPSLIDPGARTAINYGVSGVPETFFIDRQGVVRSADRGGLTAARLSEGLSRIGIKWP, encoded by the coding sequence ATGTCGGGTAGGGCGCTGGCCAATTGGCGCCGCTGGCTGCCGCCGGTGGTGGCGGCCGTGCTGGTGACTGCCCTGATGGCCGCCTTGCTGCGCCCGGGCCGTTCGGGCCTGGCCGGAAGCCCCCTGCTGGGCAAGCCCGCCCCCGCGTTTACCCTGCGCAGCCTGGACGGCGGCGACGTTCAGCTGGCCAGCCTGAAGGGCCGCCCCGTCGTGGTGAATTTCTGGGCTTCCTGGTGTGTGCCATGCCGCGACGAAGCGCCGCTGCTGCGTTCGCTGAGTGAAACGCAGAGTGACCAGGGTCTCGCCGTTTTGGGGATCTCGTTTCAGGAGCCAGCGTTGCAAAATGCCCGGAACTTCATTCGGGAGTACGCCCTGGCCTACCCCAGCTTGATTGATCCGGGCGCCCGCACGGCCATCAATTATGGGGTCAGCGGTGTTCCGGAGACGTTTTTCATCGACCGGCAGGGCGTTGTCCGCAGTGCAGACCGGGGCGGACTCACCGCAGCCCGGCTGAGTGAAGGGTTGAGCCGCATTGGCATCAAATGGCCGTGA